A region of Oryctolagus cuniculus chromosome 3, mOryCun1.1, whole genome shotgun sequence DNA encodes the following proteins:
- the PAX4 gene encoding paired box protein Pax-4: MPHDGISSVNQLGGLFVNGRPLPLDTRQQMVRLADSGMRPCDISRSLKVSNGCVSKILGRYYRTGLLEPKGIGGSKPRLATPPVVARIAQLKGERPALFAWEIQRQLCAEGLCTQDKTPSVSSINRVLRALQEDQRLPWAQLRSPAVLAPAPPIPHRGSEVPPGPHPGTGHRNRTIFSPGQAEALEKEFQRGQYPDSVARGKLAAATSLPEDTVRVWFSNRRAKWRRQEKLKWEMQLPGASQGLTIPRVSPGSISAQQSPGNVPIAPLPAPEPLGPSCCQLCCGTAPDRCQSDTPTQACLKPCWDCCSFLMPVAPPSSMDLGWPCLNASPVHHLIGGAGEVTPTRFSPWP, encoded by the exons ATGCCGCACGACG GGATCAGCAGCGTGAATCAGCTCGGGGGGCTCTTTGTGAATGGCCGGCCCTTGCCTCTGGACACCCGGCAGCAGATGGTGCGTCTAGCAGACAGCGGGATGCGGCCCTGTGACATCTCACGGAGCCTTAAG GTATCTAATGGCTGTGTGAGCAAGATCCTAGGGCGTTACTACCGCACAGGGCTCTTGGAACCCAAAGGCATTGGGGGAAGCAAGCCCCGTCTGGCCACACCCCCCGTGGTGGCTCGAATTGCGCAGCTGAAGGGTGAGCGTCCAGCTCTCTTTGCCTGGGAGATCCAACGCCAGCTCTGTGCTGAAGGGCTTTGCACGCAGGACAAGACTCCCAGT GTCTCCTCCATCAACCGAGTCCTACGTGCACTGCAAGAGGATCAGAGACTTCCCTGGGCACAGCTCAGGTCACCAG CTGttttggctccagctcctcccaTTCCCCACAGAGGCTCTGAGGTTCCCCCGGGTCCCCACCCAGGGACTGGTCACCGGAATCGGACCATCTTCTCCCCAGGCCAAGCTGAGGCATTGGAGAAAG AGTTTCAGCGTGGCCAGTATCCTGATTCAGTGGCCCGTGGAAAACTGGCTGCTGCTACCTCTCTGCCTGAGGACACAGTGAGG GTCTGGTTTTCCAACAGAAGAGCCAAGTGGCGACGGCAAGAGAAGCTCAAGTGGGAAATGCAGCTTCCAG GTGCTTCCCAGGGGCTGACTATCCCGAGGGTTTCCCCAGGAAGCATCTCTGCACAG CAGTCACCTGGAAATGTGCCCATAGCACCCTTGCCTGCCCCAGAACCACTGGGTCCCTCCTGCTGTCAGCTGTGTTGTGGGACAGCACCCGACAGGTGTCAGAGTGACACTCCAACGCAAGCCTGTCTCAAGCCCTGCTGGG ATTGCTGCTCCTTCCTCATGCCTGTGGCCCCTCCCTCATCTATGGACCTTGGCTGGCCCTGCCTCAATGCCTCCCCTGTGCATCACCTGATTGGAGGGGCTGGAGAAGTGACACCCACTCGCTTCTCACCTTGGCCTTAG